A single region of the Salvelinus sp. IW2-2015 linkage group LG20, ASM291031v2, whole genome shotgun sequence genome encodes:
- the LOC111981853 gene encoding coenzyme Q-binding protein COQ10 homolog, mitochondrial: protein MAIKTTPLLFRALVEMSEVHSSKVIRGNPNRTNIRHLGSCGALSARRATLLLSSPLLRTTPSRSFINLAASITARRMEYSESRTLGYTPEQMYSVVASVDQYQHFVPWCKKSRVVKGRNGDVRAQLEIGFPPIVERYTSEVTVVPNHQVRAVCTDGSLFSHLETIWRFAPAAEDQPDSCNIDFHVSFEFRSPLHSQLATLFFDEVVKQMVNAFESRAAKLYGGHRGPHQEVPTRRRAA, encoded by the exons ATGGCCATCAAAACCACCCCTCTTCTTTTCCGGGCACTGGTTGAGATGTCTGAAGTACACTCTTCAAAAGTTATACGAGGAAATCCCAACAGAACAAATATCAG acACCTGGGCAGCTGTGGGGCCCTGTCAGCACGGCGTGCCACCCTTCTGctgtcctcccccctcctccgaACCACACCCTCCCGCAGCTTCATTAACCTGGCTGCCTCCATCACTGCCCGCAGGATGGAGTACTCTGAGAGCCGCACACTAGG GTACACTCCAGAGCAGATGTACAGTGTGGTGGCCAGTGTGGACCAGTACCAGCACTTTGTCCCTTGGTGTAAGAAGTCCCGGGTCGTGAAGGGAAGGAACGGGGATGTCCGGGCCCAGCTGGAGATTGGGTTCCCTCCCATCGTGGAGCGTTACACCTCGGAGGTCACGGTTGTCCCAAACCACCAAGTCAGG GCCGTGTGTACAGACGGATCCCTCTTCAGCCACCTGGAGACGATATGGAGGTTTGCACCTGCAGCCGAGGACCAACCAGACTCCTGCAACATCGACTTCCAT GTATCCTTCGAGTTCAGGTCCCCGCTGCACTCCCAGCTGGCCACCCTGTTCTTTGACGAGGTGGTGAAGCAGATGGTGAACGCCTTTGAGTCGAGGGCAGCCAAGCTATATGGGGGCCACCGCGGTCCCCACCAGGAGGTGCCAACAAGGAGGCGGGCAGCATGA